In bacterium, a genomic segment contains:
- the aspS gene encoding aspartate--tRNA ligase codes for MTLDLLGDWQRTFYCGVPRAADIGREVTVMGWVHSRRDHGGVVFVDLRDRSGVVQVVCSPEHSPAAHERAGGLRSEYVIAVRGAVRARPAETLNPNLATGEIEILAAEVRVLNESETPPFQIEDDNSVAEQTRLKYRYLDLRRPSAQQNLMLRHRIAATVRGHLDEQGFVEVETPMLTRSTPEGARDYLVPSRVNRGSFYALPQSPQLFKQILMIGGLDRYYQVAKCFRDEDLRADRQPEFTQIDIEASFVQPADIYALIEGMLARVLALRGIEVPTPFPRLTHADAMRRFGSDKPDTRFGMELAEITDQVRTAELRVFREAAEKGGQVKALFVPDEGRLSRKDLDSLPDAVATYGAKGVAWARINPDGWQSPIAKFLDDAQRRGIEQATGARPGGIILFLADQARVVNDSLSHLRLKLAAQLGLIPSGANALLWVTEFPLFDYSAEEKRAVSVNHPFTAPMDEDLERLESDPYTVRAKAYDVIWNGIELGGGSIRIHRPDLQARAFRVLGMSDEEARGRFGFLLDALAFGAPPHGGIALGLDRLAMLLCEAPSLRDVIAFPKTQRAVCLMTEAPSPVDPRQLRELGVRVVG; via the coding sequence ATGACGCTCGATCTGCTCGGCGATTGGCAACGGACCTTCTACTGCGGCGTGCCGCGCGCGGCCGACATCGGCCGCGAGGTCACGGTGATGGGGTGGGTGCACTCGCGCCGCGACCACGGCGGCGTGGTCTTCGTCGACCTGCGCGACCGCAGCGGCGTCGTCCAGGTGGTGTGCAGCCCCGAGCACAGCCCGGCGGCGCACGAGCGCGCCGGCGGCCTGCGCAGCGAGTACGTCATCGCCGTGCGCGGCGCCGTGCGGGCGCGGCCGGCCGAGACGCTCAATCCCAACCTCGCCACCGGGGAGATCGAGATCCTCGCTGCCGAGGTGCGGGTGCTGAACGAGTCGGAGACGCCGCCGTTCCAGATCGAGGACGACAACAGCGTCGCCGAGCAGACCCGCCTCAAGTACCGCTATCTCGACCTGCGCCGACCGTCGGCGCAGCAGAACCTCATGCTGCGCCACCGCATCGCCGCCACCGTGCGCGGCCATCTCGACGAGCAGGGCTTCGTCGAGGTCGAGACGCCGATGCTCACCCGCTCGACGCCGGAAGGGGCGCGCGACTATCTGGTGCCGAGCCGCGTCAACCGCGGCAGCTTCTACGCCCTGCCGCAGTCGCCGCAGCTCTTCAAGCAGATCCTCATGATCGGCGGCCTGGACAGGTACTACCAGGTGGCGAAGTGCTTCCGCGACGAGGACCTGCGCGCCGACCGCCAGCCGGAGTTCACGCAGATCGACATCGAGGCGTCGTTCGTCCAGCCGGCGGACATCTACGCCCTGATCGAGGGCATGCTGGCGCGCGTCCTGGCGCTGCGCGGCATCGAGGTGCCGACGCCGTTTCCGCGCCTCACCCATGCCGACGCGATGCGGCGCTTCGGCAGCGACAAGCCGGACACCCGCTTCGGCATGGAGCTGGCCGAGATCACCGATCAGGTGCGCACCGCCGAGCTGCGCGTGTTCCGCGAGGCGGCGGAGAAGGGCGGCCAGGTCAAGGCGCTGTTCGTGCCGGACGAGGGCAGGCTGTCGCGCAAGGATCTCGATTCGCTGCCCGACGCCGTCGCGACGTACGGCGCCAAGGGCGTCGCCTGGGCGCGCATCAATCCCGACGGCTGGCAGTCGCCGATCGCCAAGTTCCTCGACGACGCGCAGCGGCGCGGCATCGAGCAGGCGACCGGCGCCCGGCCCGGCGGCATCATCCTCTTCCTCGCCGACCAGGCGCGGGTGGTGAACGATTCGCTGTCGCACCTGCGCCTCAAGCTCGCGGCGCAACTCGGCCTGATCCCGAGCGGCGCCAACGCGCTGCTGTGGGTGACCGAGTTCCCGCTCTTCGACTACTCGGCGGAGGAGAAGCGGGCGGTGTCGGTGAACCATCCGTTCACGGCGCCGATGGACGAGGACCTGGAGCGGCTCGAGTCGGACCCGTACACGGTGCGCGCCAAGGCCTACGACGTCATCTGGAACGGCATCGAGCTCGGCGGCGGCAGCATCCGTATCCACCGCCCCGACCTGCAGGCGCGGGCGTTCCGCGTCCTCGGCATGAGCGACGAGGAGGCGCGCGGCCGCTTCGGCTTCCTGCTCGACGCGCTCGCCTTCGGCGCGCCGCCGCACGGCGGCATCGCGCTCGGCCTCGACCGTCTGGCGATGCTGCTCTGCGAGGCGCCGTCGCTGCGCGACGTGATCGCCTTCCCGAAGACGCAGCGCGCGGTGTGCCTGATGACCGAGGCGCCGAGCCCCGTCGATCCGCGGCAGTTGCGCGAGCTCGGCGTCAGGGTCGTGGGGTGA
- a CDS encoding flippase-like domain-containing protein → MNSRQRRTVALSLVVSAAFLFLAFRNVPLDELAAALRRLHAGWLLVAIAISLLIMVFRTWRWQLELRPLERVPFGRLWVVTAVAYMAINLLPARLGEVVRPWLLSRRSSVSFSNVVGNLVVEKTMDAVVTLLYILVGLTTIENLPAWVRTGARVPAVGAAALVGLVLLLYWRGEAFVDRAVLRFLPERFGAGVKRVTGAIVAGMQVLPNPRLVLAVFLVSVLLWFLPILSSYVMMRAFELQLPFSAAVVVFIFIGFGTALPNVPGMLGPYQYACILALGLFDVPRPDALAYGLVLNAVQFLSLIGQGLVAWPLAGISVEDLRQATRTVPASGTPAEDARQP, encoded by the coding sequence ATGAACAGTCGCCAACGCCGCACGGTCGCGCTCAGCCTGGTGGTCAGCGCCGCCTTTCTCTTCCTCGCCTTTCGCAACGTGCCGCTGGACGAGCTCGCGGCGGCGCTGCGCCGGCTGCACGCCGGCTGGCTGCTGGTGGCGATCGCCATCAGCCTGCTGATCATGGTGTTCCGCACCTGGCGCTGGCAGCTCGAGCTGCGGCCGCTGGAGCGCGTCCCGTTCGGACGGCTCTGGGTGGTGACGGCGGTCGCCTACATGGCGATCAACCTGCTGCCGGCGCGGCTCGGCGAGGTCGTGCGCCCGTGGCTGCTGTCGCGCCGCTCCTCGGTGTCGTTCTCCAACGTCGTCGGCAACCTGGTGGTCGAGAAGACGATGGATGCGGTGGTCACGCTGCTCTACATCCTCGTTGGGTTGACGACGATCGAGAACCTGCCCGCCTGGGTCCGCACCGGCGCGCGGGTGCCGGCGGTCGGCGCCGCCGCGCTGGTGGGACTGGTGCTCCTGCTCTACTGGCGCGGCGAGGCGTTCGTCGACCGCGCGGTGCTGCGCTTCCTCCCCGAGCGCTTCGGCGCCGGCGTGAAGCGGGTCACCGGCGCCATCGTCGCCGGCATGCAGGTGCTGCCCAATCCGCGCCTGGTGCTCGCGGTCTTCCTCGTCTCGGTGCTGCTGTGGTTCCTGCCGATCCTCTCCAGTTACGTGATGATGCGCGCCTTCGAGCTGCAACTGCCGTTCAGCGCCGCGGTGGTGGTGTTCATCTTCATCGGCTTCGGCACCGCGCTGCCCAACGTGCCGGGCATGCTCGGCCCCTACCAGTACGCCTGCATCCTGGCCCTCGGCCTGTTCGACGTCCCGCGGCCGGATGCGCTCGCCTATGGGCTGGTGCTGAACGCGGTGCAGTTCCTCAGCCTGATCGGCCAGGGGCTCGTCGCCTGGCCGCTGGCGGGAATCAGCGTCGAGGATCTGCGCCAGGCGACGCGGACCGTGCCGGCGAGCGGCACACCGGCGGAGGACGCGCGTCAGCCGTGA
- a CDS encoding FAD-binding oxidoreductase codes for MTTRTRKFWGWGYEGEGPSAEQQARIAALLGARFGIAAPTPSPPPRIGELALRPPRLQPPPTLAALCSDDPAQRAGHTYGKSFRDVVRALARDYPNPPDLVASPRREADVVALLDWCADAHVAAVPYGGGSSVVGGVEGPSGDAYRGWVSIDLGHLDRVLEIDRVSRAARIQAGVLGPALEDQLRPHGLTLRHYPQSFELSSLGGWIATRSGGHFATLYTHIDDFVESLRVVTPRGVVESRRLPGSGAGPSPDRLFIGSEGILGIITEAWMRLQDRPAYRAAASVAFADFLAGARAARAVAQAGLFPANCRLLDAGEAMLNGAGSGAESVLLLAFESADHPPDAWMARALELARAHGGQVPEGAGATRQESTGAREGAAGAWRSAFLGAPYLRDALVAMGMISETFETAITWDRFEAFHAAVMGATDAAVRRVCGSGSVTCRFTHVYPDGPAPYYSVAAPSRPGSQLGQWAEIKAAAADAIIAHGGTITHHHAVGRDHRPWYDHQRPDGFATALRAAKHALDPAAILNPGVLIDPL; via the coding sequence ATGACGACGCGGACGCGCAAGTTCTGGGGCTGGGGCTACGAGGGCGAGGGGCCGAGCGCCGAGCAGCAGGCGCGCATCGCCGCCCTGCTGGGCGCGCGTTTCGGCATCGCGGCGCCGACGCCGTCGCCGCCGCCGCGCATCGGCGAGCTGGCGCTCCGGCCGCCGCGCCTGCAGCCGCCGCCGACGCTGGCGGCGCTGTGCAGCGACGATCCGGCGCAGCGCGCCGGCCACACCTACGGCAAATCGTTCCGCGACGTGGTGCGCGCCCTGGCGCGCGACTATCCCAACCCGCCCGACCTGGTGGCGTCGCCGCGCCGCGAGGCGGACGTCGTCGCGCTGCTCGACTGGTGTGCCGACGCCCACGTCGCCGCGGTGCCCTACGGCGGCGGCTCGAGCGTCGTCGGCGGCGTCGAGGGGCCGAGCGGCGACGCCTACCGCGGCTGGGTGTCGATCGATCTCGGACACCTGGACCGCGTGCTGGAGATCGACCGCGTCTCGCGCGCCGCGCGCATCCAGGCCGGCGTCCTCGGCCCGGCGCTCGAGGACCAGCTCCGCCCCCACGGACTGACGCTGCGCCACTATCCCCAGTCGTTCGAGCTGTCCTCGCTGGGCGGCTGGATCGCCACCCGTTCGGGCGGGCACTTCGCGACCCTGTACACGCACATCGACGACTTCGTCGAATCGCTGCGCGTCGTCACGCCGCGCGGCGTGGTCGAATCGCGGCGGCTGCCGGGATCCGGCGCCGGCCCGAGCCCGGATCGCCTGTTCATCGGCTCCGAGGGCATCCTCGGCATCATCACCGAGGCCTGGATGCGCCTGCAGGACCGGCCGGCGTACCGCGCCGCGGCGTCGGTCGCCTTCGCCGACTTCCTCGCCGGCGCCCGCGCCGCCCGCGCCGTGGCGCAGGCGGGATTGTTTCCGGCCAACTGCCGCCTGCTCGACGCCGGCGAGGCGATGCTGAACGGCGCCGGCAGCGGCGCCGAATCGGTGCTGCTGCTCGCCTTCGAGTCGGCCGATCACCCGCCGGACGCCTGGATGGCGCGCGCCCTCGAGCTGGCGCGGGCCCATGGCGGGCAGGTGCCCGAGGGCGCCGGCGCCACCCGCCAGGAGAGCACCGGCGCGCGCGAGGGCGCCGCCGGCGCCTGGCGTTCGGCCTTCCTCGGCGCGCCCTACCTGCGCGACGCCCTGGTCGCCATGGGCATGATCAGCGAGACCTTCGAGACGGCGATCACCTGGGACCGTTTCGAGGCCTTCCACGCGGCGGTGATGGGCGCCACCGACGCGGCGGTGCGGCGGGTGTGCGGCAGCGGCAGCGTCACCTGCCGCTTCACGCACGTCTACCCGGACGGCCCGGCACCGTACTACAGCGTGGCCGCGCCCAGTCGGCCGGGCAGCCAGCTCGGCCAGTGGGCGGAGATCAAGGCCGCGGCCGCGGACGCGATCATCGCGCACGGCGGGACGATCACCCACCACCACGCCGTCGGGCGCGACCACCGCCCGTGGTACGACCATCAGCGCCCCGACGGCTTCGCGACCGCGCTGCGCGCCGCCAAGCATGCCCTCGATCCCGCCGCCATCCTCAACCCCGGGGTGCTGATCGATCCGCTCTGA
- a CDS encoding beta-lactamase family protein, translated as MRLPTLVTRSRVPTDLAAVTAINREAEAAPRALDVAADGVDHIWRAVERLYASGIHPAIQLCVRRHGEVLIDRAIGYAAGNGPHDRRQADKVPVTPATPFNIFSASKAVTAMLVHLLDQRRLLHLNDPVCEYIPEFAAHGKDRITIQHVLTHRAGIPNLSREMMRLEMLEDEDAILQLLCDTEPTWRPGRRLAYHAITGGFILGEIIKRVTGKPLRSVLRETIQAPLGLRWLSYGVAPRDVGKVARTYFTGPPLIPPLSTLLERALGLPIEEVIQVGNDPRFLTAVVPAGNVVATANEMSRFYQLLLDGGALDGVSIFEPRTIRRAVQEQSYLELDLTLVLPLRYGMGFMLGAKTFSLYGPDTDAAFGHLGFTNIITWADPERQISGALMTSGKPIIYPEIYYLHDLMWTIGTVCTKVRRRAARSARPRVRRRA; from the coding sequence ATGCGCCTTCCGACGCTGGTCACCCGCAGCCGGGTTCCCACGGATCTGGCCGCCGTCACCGCGATCAACCGCGAGGCGGAAGCCGCGCCGCGCGCGCTCGACGTCGCCGCCGACGGCGTCGACCACATCTGGCGCGCCGTCGAGCGCCTCTACGCCAGCGGCATCCACCCGGCGATCCAGCTCTGCGTGCGCCGCCACGGCGAGGTGCTGATCGATCGCGCCATCGGCTACGCCGCCGGCAACGGACCGCACGACCGCCGCCAGGCCGACAAGGTGCCGGTGACGCCGGCGACGCCGTTCAACATCTTCTCCGCCTCGAAGGCGGTGACGGCGATGCTGGTCCATCTCCTCGACCAGCGCCGGCTCCTGCACCTGAACGATCCCGTGTGCGAGTACATCCCGGAGTTCGCGGCCCACGGCAAGGACCGGATCACCATCCAGCACGTGCTCACGCACCGCGCCGGCATCCCCAATCTGTCACGCGAGATGATGCGGCTGGAGATGCTCGAGGACGAGGACGCCATCCTGCAGCTCCTGTGCGACACCGAGCCGACGTGGCGCCCGGGCCGGCGGCTCGCCTATCACGCGATCACCGGCGGCTTCATCCTCGGCGAGATCATCAAGCGGGTGACCGGCAAGCCGCTGCGCAGCGTGCTGCGCGAGACCATTCAGGCGCCGCTGGGACTGCGCTGGCTGAGCTACGGCGTCGCGCCGCGCGACGTCGGCAAGGTGGCGCGGACGTACTTCACCGGTCCGCCGCTGATCCCGCCGCTCTCGACGCTGCTGGAACGCGCGCTCGGCCTGCCGATCGAGGAGGTGATCCAGGTCGGCAACGACCCGCGCTTCCTCACCGCGGTGGTGCCGGCCGGCAACGTCGTCGCCACCGCCAACGAGATGAGCCGCTTCTACCAGCTCCTCCTCGACGGCGGCGCCCTCGACGGCGTCTCCATCTTCGAGCCGCGCACCATCCGCCGCGCGGTCCAGGAGCAGTCCTACCTCGAGCTCGACCTCACCCTGGTGCTGCCGCTGCGCTATGGCATGGGGTTCATGCTCGGCGCCAAGACCTTCAGCCTCTATGGTCCCGACACCGACGCGGCCTTCGGCCACCTCGGCTTCACCAACATCATCACCTGGGCGGACCCCGAGCGGCAGATCAGCGGCGCGCTGATGACCAGCGGCAAGCCCATCATCTATCCCGAGATCTACTACCTGCACGATCTGATGTGGACGATCGGCACGGTGTGCACGAAGGTCCGCCGCCGCGCGGCGCGCAGCGCGCGGCCGCGCGTGCGCCGCCGCGCCTGA